A stretch of Arachis hypogaea cultivar Tifrunner chromosome 15, arahy.Tifrunner.gnm2.J5K5, whole genome shotgun sequence DNA encodes these proteins:
- the LOC112749428 gene encoding uncharacterized protein, translating to MEESINQDLPRNNNAENNSASNERSLPPASSENQSQTSSVREKTDPAWRYVALQNINGKPHYQCLFCLSTFGGGGINRMKKHLAKIGGDIKKCSKVPYDVEKQMEGLLKEIQKSKTSKRKVSFNEEGTDECEDAIDEAIAQEEQQTPSQLPTKEVVGGDPKKKAKIIIPPMFAPRTTPGSQPSLKSVFQNKEALHEVDKRVARWLLDCRIPFNAVMSPFFQDMLDGVAGFGPGYKGPSYDSLRVNLLADLKRECQMVVDSYRSAWKETGCTLMADGWTDQRQRTLINFLVYCSKGLCFVKSVDASSMVKNASSLCDLFSEVIEWIGPDNVVHVVIDNAANYVAAGRLINKKFENIHWSPCAAHCLNLILKDISSMPHISSLATRASKITMFVYNHTVFLSWLRQKEDWREIVRPGATRFATVFLTLMSIFERKSELQQLVVDTHFTGHKLGRSANGRAVSAIILDNKFWDDCFTVCQIVSPLIKLLRLVDADDKPSLGIVYEGMLRLENGIKEMFKHRKSAYQPYTEIINSRCDKHLKKNLHAAAYFLNPDCFFSENYRESPDVMRALLDLVTLHCKVNNLDSVEAMKEIHIYRDRKESFDRPEVVLAAKKLQPVRILSQASASSGCERNWSLFDQIHTARRNRLEHDRLSDIVYVTYNLRLKSRKKRKQKSQYDPIDIETIDKVDFWVTEEVVEKEPDLPSNIEDLLDEIDADLDQGGGGGSTSTFYAAPLAFSGPSSGNEGDEINDANLQQIMEDFDG from the exons ATGGAAGAAAGTATCAACCAAGACCTACCTAGGAATAATAATGCTGAAAATAATTCTGCTTCGAATGAACGTTCTCTTCCTCCCGCGAGTAGCGAAAATCAGTCACAAACTTCTAGTGTTAGGGAGAAAACTGATCCTGCTTGGAGATACGTTGCTTTACAGAATATAAATGGAAAGCCGCATTACCAATGCTTATTTTGTTTGAGTACTTTTGGGGGCGGGGGAATTAATAGAATGAAAAAGCATTTGGCGAAGATAGGTGGAGACATAAAGAAGTGTTCTAAGGTCCCGTATGATGTAGAAAAACAAATGGAAGGTTTGTTGAAAGAGATTCAGAAAAGTAAAACTAGTAAAAGGAAAGTAAGTTTCAACGAAGAGGGTACCGATGAGTGTGAGGATGCAATTGATGAAGCAATAGCGCAAGAGGAACAACAAACTCCGAGTCAGTTACCAACTAAGGAGGTTGTTGGAGGCGAtccaaaaaagaaagcaaaaatcatTATTCCTCCTATGTTTGCACCAAGAACAACTCCGGGAAGTCAACCAAGTCTGAAAAGCGTGTTTCAAAACAAAGAGGCGCTTCATGAAGTTGATAAGCGAGTGGCTAGATGGCTTTTGGATTGTAGGATTCCTTTCAATGCGGTTATGTCACCTTTTTTTCAAGATATGTTGGATGGTGTAGCTGGCTTTGGGCCTGGTTATAAAGGTCCTTCTTACGACTCTTTGAGGGTTAATTTATTAGCCGATCTCAAAAGGGAGTGTCAAATGGTTGTTGATAGCTATAGGTCTGCTTGGAAAGAAACTGGATGTACTCTCATGGCTGATGGTTGGACAGATCAAAGGCAAAGAACATTGattaattttttggtttattgTTCGAAAGGGTTGTGCTTTGTGAAATCTGTAGATGCCTCAAGTATGGTTAAAAATGCTTCTAGCTTGTGTGACTTGTTTTCAGAGGTGATTGAATGGATTGGACCTGATAATGTTGTTCATGTAGTGATCGATAATGCTGCGAATTATGTTGCTGCTGGTAGGCTTATtaataagaaatttgaaaatattcaCTGGTCACCTTGTGCTGCTCATTGCTTGAATCTTATTCTAAAAGATATAAGCAGCATGCCACATATTTCTAGCCTTGCAACACGTGCTTCGAAGATTACCATGTTTGTATATAATCATACGGTGTTCTTGTCCTGGCTAAGACAAAAAGAGGATTGGAGGGAGATTGTTCGTCCAGGTGCAACTCGTTTTGCCACTGTCTTCCTCACATTGATGAGTATCTTTGAGCGCAAATCGGAATTACAACAATTGGTTGTTGATACACACTTTACCGGACACAAATTAGGAAGGAGTGCTAATGGGAGAGCTGTGAGTGCAATTATCCTAGACAATAAATTTTGGGATGATTGTTTTACTGTATGCCAAATTGTGAGTCCGTTGATTAAATTGCTGAGGTTGGTAGATGCCGATGATAAACCATCATTGGGAATTGTTTATGAAGGTATGCTGAGGTTAGAAAATGGAATCAAAGAAATGTTCAAGCATAGGAAGAGTGCATATCAACCTTACACAGAGATTATCAACTCAAGATGTGACaaacatttgaaaaaaaatcttcaCGCAGCAGCCTATTTCTTGAATCCTGATTGCTTTTTTTCTGAAAATTATAGAGAATCACCTGATGTCATGCGAGCTTTACTTGATCTTGTTACATTGCATTGCAAGGTTAATAATTTAGATTCAGTTGAGGCAATGAAAGAAATACACATATATAGAGATCGAAAGGAAAGCTTTGATAGGCCTGAAGTTGTTCTAGCTGCAAAAAAACTTCAACCTG TTCGCATTCTTAGCCAAGCATCTGCTTCTTCAGGGTGTGAAAGGAATTGGAGTCTTTTTGATCAAATTCATACAGCAAGAAGGAATAGATTGGAGCATGATAGGCTAAGTGATATTGtgtatgttacatataatttgcgTCTTAAATCCAG aaaaaaaagaaagcaaaagtccCAATATGATCCAATCGATATTGAAACTATTGATAAGGTTGATTTTTGGGTGACGGAAGAGGTTGTTGAAAAAGAGCCTGATCTTCCAAGTAATATTGAAGACTTGCTTG ATGAGATTGATGCTGATTTAGatcaaggtggtggtggtggtagtactAGTACATTTTATGCTGCACCACTTGCTTTTTCTGGTCCAAGTAGTGGAAATGAAGGTGATGAAATCAATGACGCAAATCTGCAACAAATTATGGAGGATTTTGATGGTTGA